Sequence from the Pontibacter pudoricolor genome:
GAAGTAGCTATGAATGGAAGGCTTGGTTCGAATAGTAATCTCTCAAACTATAAAACTCAGATTTCTCCTAACGTCGAAATGACAAAAATCAACCTATAGCACTCAGATTTCTCACTTTGTTCGAAATGACAAAAGAGCAAACTATAGGACATTTAAGTTTCTTCGGCTGACCCTCGGGATGATATAATACAGAGCATATAAAACAAAACAGGGCTGCCATTACTGACAACCCTGTTCTTATAGTCTATCGTGAAACACCGAGCGTTTCCAGCCTTCTGGATTCACCCTCGCGCATATTCCGTAGCCTTGTATTCTTTAGCAACTGGTTTGTTGTGCTGGACTTCTGTTCGCATAAATTACCGGGGGCTCGGCTTTCGCATTCACACCCTGTTATCTGGCTGCCCGAGAAAGTAAAATAGCAGAAACTACACCCTGCCGTAGCACCACAAATAAACTTATCGCTCTGCGAGCTCAGGTACAAACTGTTATCCGAAGCCACATCCAGCTGCAGGGCCATCGCGCGGTAAGAACCATTCCGGATACCCATGCCAACCAGGTAATAGCCTGCTTTGTCCTGCTTTGTTTCCTGCACCTTTCGTATCATTACCTTGTCTACTACCGTGCCGTCGCCAAACTCTTTTATAAAAGGCTGCATCAGGTCCTGGGTTGGTACAATGTAATCAATACTGTCAAACACCACCTGCGCCAAAAGTTGACCGTCGTAAGCTGCCGAATCTATGCCTTCAACTGCTGCCATCTCCGATGGTTCATCGCTTTCCTCCGGGAAAGCTTCGCGGCGGGTACAGGCTCCGGTCATCAGGAGTACGATCGCGAATACAGCGATCAGGCGGGCGCTAACCGGCAAAGTATGCCAATGGCGCATAAGGGTGGTTTTGGACATAAAGGTTAGGTACGTTTAAAGGCTTCTATTTTCGATAATATTTTTTTGCCTCAGGTATAAATTTCTGCAGGTTGCTCAAACGTGTTCCGGCGCTTGGGTGAGTTGATAAAAACTCTGGTGGCGCCTGACCACCTGCTTTTGCTTCCATACGCTCCCAGAACGGTACAGCCGCTGCCGGGTCATATCCGGCCATGGCCATAAAAATCAAACCTAATCTGTCGGCTTCGGTTTCCTGGGTACGGCCGTATTTAAGTAAACCAAGTGTAGAGCCGGCACCATAAACAGTCATGATCAGGTTTTGCGCTGTACCTGGCTGCGTTCCGGCCAGTGCCTGCAAGGTTACACCGCCAAATTGTTGCGCTAACTGCTGGCTCATGCGCTCGTTACCGTGTTTCGCAATAGCGTGGGCAATCTCATGCCCCATTACGACAGCAAGGCCGGTTTCGTTTTGTGCAATTGGTAAAATTCCGGTATAAACTACAGTTTTTCCGCCAGCCATCGCCCAGGCGTTCACCTGATCGTCCTGAATCAGGTTAAATTCCCACTGAAAACCTTCCAGTTCCTGGCTTAAATTGTTCTGGGCCATGTATTGTTCTACCGCACGTTGTATGCGCTGTCCGGCACGTTTTACCATGGCAGTTGCCTGCGCATCGCGTGATAGTTTGTTCTCTTTCAAGAACTGGTCGTAGGCATCGTAGCTAAGCGACTGCATTTGCGCATCCGATACCAGGTTCAGCTGTCGGCGACCGGTTATGGGTACCGTGGTACAGGCAACCATCATTACCACAGCTGCTGAAAAGGCAATTATTTTCTTATACATAATCTTAAAATTTAAATGGCTATTAAACAGAAGTTCAAATTTTGAACCAAAAATAGAAATAGCCTTTGTAACCAATGTTATAAAAATAAAGAAATTGCTATATAGTACGATAATACCTGTTACTTGTTTAATAGCAGGTACTCCTGCCAAAAGACAATTACCTGCTCATTTATACGTTCCGGATACAGGCTATAGTTGTGCAATGCTCTACTGTGCATCTTATGTCTGGATTAAGCTTTCGGGCTATACTTTATAAGTTAATGATGAAACCGCTGACGCGTTCACAATAAATTCATCACTTTTTTCTGTACAATTCGTTAGAAACCTTATTTTTGGAATACAGAACCCTTTACACCTATTCCGCACCCCATGAAAATTTTAGCTATAGGCCGAAACTACGCCGAA
This genomic interval carries:
- a CDS encoding M48 family metallopeptidase; the protein is MYKKIIAFSAAVVMMVACTTVPITGRRQLNLVSDAQMQSLSYDAYDQFLKENKLSRDAQATAMVKRAGQRIQRAVEQYMAQNNLSQELEGFQWEFNLIQDDQVNAWAMAGGKTVVYTGILPIAQNETGLAVVMGHEIAHAIAKHGNERMSQQLAQQFGGVTLQALAGTQPGTAQNLIMTVYGAGSTLGLLKYGRTQETEADRLGLIFMAMAGYDPAAAVPFWERMEAKAGGQAPPEFLSTHPSAGTRLSNLQKFIPEAKKYYRK